One Helianthus annuus cultivar XRQ/B chromosome 7, HanXRQr2.0-SUNRISE, whole genome shotgun sequence genomic region harbors:
- the LOC110868348 gene encoding uncharacterized protein LOC110868348 isoform X1 produces MITETSIHVSGKAHVYFNGFLYQIASSDTASWQLLWPVLLRGCSLHDVEIQELGFLSEMMVGLQLNGNRDKWDWEPEASGSFSISSCRKLLCVGAVPYYPFEWVKWVPKKTNIFGWRAEQNRLPTLAELQKRNIYQGYIMCRLCSEFEETSEQLLTSC; encoded by the exons ATGATAACCGAAACTTCTATCCATG TGAGTGGAAAGGCACATGTATATTTCAATGGGTTTCTATACCAAATTGCCAGTTCCGATACAGCCAGTTGGCAACTATTATGGCCCGTGTTATTAAGAG GTTGTTCACTACATGATGTAGAGATTCAAGAGTTGGGTTTTCTAAGTGAAATGATGGTGGGTCTGCAATTAAATGGAAATAGGGATAAGTGGGATTGGGAACCTGAAGCATCTGGGTCGTTTTCAATCAGCTCGTGCAGGAAATTGTTGTGCGTTGGAGCGGTCCCCTATTATCCTTTTGAGTGGGTAAAATGGGTCCCTAAAAAGACAAATATATTTGGGTGGCGAGCGGAACAAAACCGGTTGCCTACGCTAGCGGAACTGCAGAAAAGAAACATATACCAGGGTTATATTATGTGCAGGTTGTGCAGCGAGTTTGAAGAAACCTCAGAGCAGTTGCTCACTTCCTGTTAA
- the LOC110868348 gene encoding uncharacterized protein LOC110868348 isoform X2: MITETSIHVSGKAHVYFNGFLYQIASSDTASWQLLWPVLLRGCSLHDVEIQELGFLSEMMVGLQLNGNRDKWDWEPEASGSFSISSCRKLLCVGAVPYYPFEWVKWVPKKTNIFGWRAEQNRLPTLAELQKRNIYQGYIMCRSLWEIMLKRHCRN, translated from the exons ATGATAACCGAAACTTCTATCCATG TGAGTGGAAAGGCACATGTATATTTCAATGGGTTTCTATACCAAATTGCCAGTTCCGATACAGCCAGTTGGCAACTATTATGGCCCGTGTTATTAAGAG GTTGTTCACTACATGATGTAGAGATTCAAGAGTTGGGTTTTCTAAGTGAAATGATGGTGGGTCTGCAATTAAATGGAAATAGGGATAAGTGGGATTGGGAACCTGAAGCATCTGGGTCGTTTTCAATCAGCTCGTGCAGGAAATTGTTGTGCGTTGGAGCGGTCCCCTATTATCCTTTTGAGTGGGTAAAATGGGTCCCTAAAAAGACAAATATATTTGGGTGGCGAGCGGAACAAAACCGGTTGCCTACGCTAGCGGAACTGCAGAAAAGAAACATATACCAGGGTTATATTATGTGCAG ATCTTTATGGGAAATAATGCTGAAGAGGCACTGCAGAAATTAA